From the genome of Pelobacter propionicus DSM 2379, one region includes:
- a CDS encoding glycosyltransferase, with product MQDSRTYSLSIVIPVHNQVVYTQACLKALHASPPDIDHEIIIVDDGSSDSTPQVLAQLAATSSHFRIVRNDYAHGFAAACNRGADVARGHLLLFLNNDTEVQPGWFPPLYALISSNDEIGIVVPKLLLSDGTIQHCGKVWANPSLPASHPHHIYYRFPADHPAVNKSRAYRTVTGACILIRTADFRSVGCFDERYENGWEDDDLCYAITATGKQIYYCAESVVIHHQNKTLNERMDELKGQLPGPGRLRELDQLIKNRVATAEQIQLARQVQATFQAMEAELLRLRDKFDRNRSVFWGKWGSVVKRDDYIYCQQDGVPLSEALSDATPAELALSVENSRWQTDAHLKGNRMPLVSIIILTRNRLDVTKACIASIRKHTPESHEIVFVDNGSTDGTLDWLKELVVNSAEYRLIENHDNLGFSAGCNQGIRAARGSFVLLLNNDVVVTPEWLSGLFECFDEEGVGIVGPMTNNISGPQRWPWPDYRGMDDLDDFARAFRRAKRYQRIATRRVVGFCMLFRRELVDRIGLLDEQFGSGNFEDDDYCLRAALEGFQNRIAVDVFIHHVGSATFQGNNIDYREALLRNQQLFNQKWSKPVTDESLAHRVIRIKTIEKTMNLNQRGFADDAVELLLNQGIRQLPGEPLFYHALASVFMSAGMHQEVVSVLQECPTELPPSTQCLHVQALLGLGRVNEAECIAKSIPESDVEQNDAILLRGHILLAKGDLSAATGCFEKFCKQCPTNAHGFVGLAEIARLSGDGALAALLLERAFRLDPSSISIATRYHASIADQEHLDGSERAVAEARHFYPDSDTLAYIHIDVLLRCERFREAMAVVEHVLVTCKWGEGFLDAAQAVRDRLGPLTISRERKNQGSTISLCMIVKNEERNLPRCLKSLLPIVDEMVVADTGSTDRTREISAIFGARVINVPWSGNFSAARNATLQEANGDWILVMDADEVISSQDYEAIRSLVSSSPLNKVAYSVTSRNYTNRVDLEKWCANRGEYPSEEAGRGWMPSDKARLFPNLSVIRFENPLHEMVEPSLERQGIPSLLVPFVVHHYGYLDDDRQQRKLQQYYELGKRKMVETGGSPKAIVELAIQAAGVKKYDEAMSLWQRALQIDPASPLAYFNLGHVCLQMGMFKEGRDAEKRAMELKQDYREAQVNYLLCQLCLGNIDGALSEVEQFLAKNPDYPVLLLMRGILWATVGNGEKAIHEFRALQNNQVEFSHFIHDVTGKLLQAGQRSYAKNLVAVSQKLGICKEETVLLINSEKRNG from the coding sequence TTGCAGGACTCTAGGACGTACTCTCTTTCGATCGTTATTCCTGTACATAACCAGGTCGTCTACACACAGGCCTGTCTGAAGGCACTGCATGCCTCTCCGCCAGATATAGACCATGAAATCATCATTGTCGATGATGGCTCCAGTGACAGCACTCCGCAGGTTCTTGCGCAACTCGCCGCAACCTCCAGTCATTTTCGTATTGTCCGCAATGATTATGCCCATGGTTTCGCTGCGGCGTGCAATCGGGGGGCGGATGTTGCTCGGGGCCATCTTCTGCTTTTTCTGAACAACGATACGGAAGTGCAGCCCGGCTGGTTCCCCCCCCTGTACGCGCTGATATCTTCCAACGACGAGATTGGCATAGTTGTCCCGAAACTTCTCCTTTCCGACGGCACGATACAGCATTGCGGCAAGGTCTGGGCTAATCCGAGTCTTCCCGCCTCCCACCCCCATCACATCTATTACCGCTTTCCCGCTGATCATCCCGCGGTGAACAAAAGCCGGGCATACAGAACGGTAACTGGAGCCTGTATCCTGATCCGCACTGCGGATTTTCGCTCGGTGGGCTGTTTCGACGAACGTTATGAAAACGGCTGGGAGGATGACGACCTCTGCTATGCCATTACCGCGACCGGTAAACAGATCTACTACTGTGCCGAAAGCGTGGTGATCCACCACCAGAACAAAACACTCAACGAACGTATGGATGAGCTTAAGGGGCAGCTTCCTGGACCCGGACGGTTGCGCGAACTTGACCAGCTCATTAAAAATAGAGTGGCAACCGCGGAGCAAATCCAGTTGGCACGACAGGTTCAGGCAACCTTTCAAGCCATGGAGGCTGAACTGCTCCGTCTGAGAGATAAATTTGACCGTAATCGCAGTGTTTTTTGGGGAAAATGGGGCTCTGTTGTCAAACGTGATGACTACATCTACTGCCAGCAGGATGGAGTGCCGCTGAGTGAAGCCCTGAGCGATGCCACGCCAGCCGAATTGGCTTTGTCGGTGGAGAACAGCCGATGGCAGACTGATGCTCACCTGAAAGGAAATCGTATGCCTTTGGTATCAATCATTATTTTGACCCGCAACCGGTTGGATGTCACCAAAGCGTGTATTGCGAGCATACGGAAACATACGCCAGAATCCCATGAAATTGTCTTCGTGGACAATGGCTCGACGGACGGCACGCTTGACTGGCTGAAAGAGCTGGTTGTCAACAGCGCTGAATACCGTCTGATTGAGAATCACGATAACCTCGGGTTTTCAGCAGGGTGCAACCAGGGGATACGGGCGGCCCGTGGCAGCTTCGTTCTTTTGTTGAATAACGATGTTGTGGTGACGCCCGAATGGCTTTCTGGATTGTTCGAGTGTTTTGACGAAGAGGGCGTGGGGATCGTCGGACCGATGACGAACAACATCAGCGGCCCTCAGCGCTGGCCATGGCCTGACTACCGAGGGATGGACGATCTCGACGACTTTGCGAGAGCGTTTCGTCGTGCCAAGCGGTATCAGCGCATAGCGACCAGGCGGGTAGTCGGTTTCTGCATGCTGTTCCGACGTGAACTCGTTGACAGGATTGGTCTGCTGGATGAACAGTTCGGTTCTGGTAACTTCGAGGACGACGACTACTGTCTGCGAGCAGCCCTTGAGGGATTCCAGAACAGGATCGCCGTTGATGTGTTTATTCACCATGTGGGCAGTGCCACGTTTCAGGGCAATAATATTGACTATCGCGAAGCGCTGTTGCGTAATCAGCAGCTCTTTAACCAGAAATGGAGCAAACCGGTTACTGACGAGTCGCTGGCACACCGGGTTATCCGCATCAAAACGATTGAAAAGACAATGAATCTTAACCAGCGTGGGTTTGCTGATGATGCGGTGGAATTGCTTCTCAACCAGGGAATCAGGCAATTGCCGGGAGAACCGCTTTTTTACCATGCCCTGGCGTCTGTTTTTATGAGCGCGGGAATGCATCAGGAAGTGGTATCCGTACTGCAAGAGTGCCCGACAGAGCTCCCTCCATCGACACAGTGTTTGCACGTCCAAGCGCTTCTTGGGTTGGGGCGGGTGAATGAGGCTGAGTGTATTGCTAAGAGCATACCCGAGTCTGATGTGGAGCAGAATGATGCCATTCTTCTCCGGGGCCACATCCTGCTAGCGAAGGGGGATCTCTCGGCCGCCACGGGTTGTTTCGAGAAGTTCTGTAAGCAGTGTCCGACAAATGCACATGGTTTTGTGGGGCTTGCCGAAATAGCGCGCCTATCGGGGGATGGAGCGTTGGCTGCATTGCTGTTGGAAAGAGCATTCCGCCTTGATCCGTCCAGCATAAGTATCGCAACACGTTACCATGCCAGTATCGCGGATCAGGAGCATCTTGACGGATCCGAACGTGCCGTGGCGGAGGCACGGCATTTCTATCCTGACAGCGATACCCTGGCGTACATTCATATAGACGTCCTGCTGCGTTGTGAGCGGTTCCGGGAGGCGATGGCGGTTGTTGAGCACGTTTTGGTAACCTGCAAATGGGGAGAGGGGTTCCTGGATGCAGCCCAGGCGGTTCGCGACAGGTTAGGCCCTCTCACCATTTCTCGCGAACGGAAGAACCAGGGCAGTACAATCTCGCTCTGCATGATCGTCAAGAACGAAGAAAGGAATCTGCCCCGGTGCCTCAAGAGCCTGCTGCCAATCGTTGATGAGATGGTTGTTGCCGATACCGGTTCGACCGACAGGACTCGAGAAATCTCCGCCATTTTTGGGGCCCGTGTCATCAATGTTCCCTGGAGCGGAAATTTTTCCGCTGCTCGAAATGCCACGCTGCAAGAGGCAAATGGCGACTGGATTCTGGTCATGGATGCAGACGAGGTGATCTCGTCACAGGATTATGAAGCGATTCGCTCCCTGGTCAGTTCATCACCGCTGAATAAGGTTGCTTATTCGGTTACCAGCCGCAATTACACGAACCGGGTCGATCTGGAAAAATGGTGCGCCAACCGGGGAGAGTACCCATCGGAAGAGGCCGGGAGAGGCTGGATGCCCAGCGACAAGGCACGCCTGTTCCCCAATCTGTCTGTAATCCGTTTCGAGAATCCACTGCATGAGATGGTTGAGCCCTCGCTTGAAAGGCAGGGAATTCCCTCTCTTCTGGTTCCCTTTGTGGTGCACCACTACGGTTATCTGGATGATGATCGGCAACAACGAAAGTTGCAGCAGTATTATGAACTGGGGAAGCGCAAGATGGTTGAAACCGGTGGTTCTCCGAAGGCAATCGTTGAGCTTGCCATCCAGGCTGCCGGTGTGAAAAAGTACGACGAAGCCATGTCTCTATGGCAGCGCGCATTGCAGATTGATCCTGCTTCTCCGCTGGCATATTTCAACCTGGGGCATGTCTGCCTGCAGATGGGCATGTTCAAGGAAGGGCGTGACGCTGAAAAGCGGGCCATGGAGTTGAAACAGGACTACCGGGAGGCTCAGGTGAATTACCTGCTCTGCCAGCTCTGTCTGGGAAACATTGACGGAGCTCTTTCGGAAGTCGAGCAGTTCCTGGCGAAGAACCCTGACTATCCTGTCCTGCTGCTTATGCGTGGGATTCTATGGGCTACAGTGGGAAACGGTGAAAAAGCAATCCATGAATTCAGGGCGCTTCAGAATAATCAAGTTGAGTTTTCCCATTTCATTCATGACGTCACCGGTAAACTGCTACAGGCGGGACAACGGAGCTATGCGAAAAACCTTGTAGCCGTCTCCCAGAAGCTTGGGATCTGTAAGGAGGAAACGGTACTGCTTATCAATAGTGAAAAAAGGAATGGCTGA
- a CDS encoding flagellin N-terminal helical domain-containing protein, translated as MANSISLTAGMRNNLLALQNTNKLMTQTQNRLSTGKKVNSALDNPTNFFAAQAHTNRASDLTNRKDAMSEAVQGVNAADAGITAITALIESAQGIASAALASASTTDRANYAVTYNELMGQINKLASDSGYRGTNFLTNDDLTVEFAPGTGDATLKIQGFTATSVGLSLQTVGVGSTHGTESAAATSAVNDTYGTDTDWDTSTIGDGNNAIKSSSKQLEDALSTLRSESSKLSANLSIVTTRQDFTDNMINTLKTGADNLTLADTNEEGANMLMLQTRQSLGTTSLSLASQAAQAVLQLF; from the coding sequence ATGGCAAACTCAATTTCTCTCACCGCGGGCATGAGGAACAACCTGTTGGCTCTGCAGAACACCAACAAGCTGATGACCCAGACCCAGAACCGCCTTTCCACGGGCAAAAAAGTCAATTCGGCACTGGACAATCCGACCAACTTCTTTGCCGCCCAGGCACACACCAACCGTGCCAGCGACCTGACCAACCGTAAGGACGCCATGTCGGAGGCAGTACAGGGAGTAAACGCCGCTGATGCCGGTATTACCGCCATCACCGCCCTGATCGAATCCGCACAGGGTATCGCTTCCGCCGCACTTGCCTCCGCCAGCACGACCGACCGCGCCAACTACGCCGTCACCTACAATGAGTTGATGGGCCAGATCAACAAGCTGGCCAGCGACTCCGGTTATCGTGGTACCAACTTCCTGACCAATGATGACCTGACCGTGGAATTTGCCCCCGGTACGGGCGATGCCACCCTCAAGATCCAAGGCTTCACCGCTACCTCAGTCGGTCTTTCTCTGCAGACGGTAGGTGTGGGAAGTACACATGGCACCGAATCTGCTGCTGCGACTAGTGCTGTCAACGACACTTATGGAACCGACACTGATTGGGATACCTCCACGATCGGCGACGGCAACAACGCTATCAAGAGCTCCTCAAAGCAGCTGGAAGACGCACTTTCCACTCTGCGCTCTGAGTCGTCCAAACTGTCCGCCAACCTGAGCATCGTCACCACCCGTCAGGACTTCACCGACAACATGATCAACACCCTCAAGACCGGTGCCGACAACCTGACCCTGGCCGACACCAACGAAGAAGGCGCCAACATGCTGATGTTGCAGACACGCCAGAGCTTGGGTACAACTTCTTTGAGCCTCGCTTCACAGGCGGCTCAGGCTGTGCTCCAGCTGTTCTAA
- a CDS encoding O-linked N-acetylglucosamine transferase, SPINDLY family protein, whose protein sequence is MRNQAEPNVLYLYKLLDMARFHLEAGRWGETEQICQKVIMFEPENREARYMLAHVLAARGDFAAAAAIMMELCNETPCETLYPDLVTFHVKADRLNAVTAFFRKRVGDDPRDCAAWLYLGQACLDMGDKAQAGQALLRATRLKPDDAKAHYQLAMYHNDCCHMAEAERSLRNAVQLDPQSHHYCNWLAGFLKGLGRADEAVDWYLQALTLSDQNEAYFSNYLMNFLCTTGYPPDFVSREHLRWAEKCCRAAGEPWCQFENEPDPERRLRIAYVSSDFYSHPVAFFIEPLLTLHDQHDVDVYIFSNVEKEDYITEQFRQRSCTWRQIRGVNNMDVCRMIREERIDILVDLGGHTRRNRLPIFAKKPAPVQVTWLGYANTTGLPTMDYRITDAVADPPGMTESQYSEQLFRLPGSFICYHPPLDSPGLSPLPLLERGAVTFVAYNNFAKLNCPLLDLWCRVLRMIPGSRLALKDRALANDVEFRMEMLDLFAQRGITADRLIIRDRTETVHAHLDALAEGDIALDSHPYSGTTTTCESLWMGVPVVTLAGGTHASRVSASLLTSVGVPELVAESDDDFVAIAVALAKDTDRLQHYRWNLREMMLNSSLMDLQGFARQMESAYRQMWRKWCQQFRC, encoded by the coding sequence ATGCGGAATCAAGCCGAACCAAATGTTTTATATCTGTATAAACTGCTTGATATGGCACGTTTTCACCTTGAAGCCGGGCGATGGGGCGAAACTGAGCAGATTTGCCAGAAAGTCATTATGTTCGAGCCGGAAAACAGGGAAGCTCGCTATATGTTGGCTCATGTTTTGGCTGCTCGGGGGGATTTTGCAGCGGCTGCGGCTATTATGATGGAACTCTGTAATGAGACGCCTTGCGAAACGCTGTATCCGGATCTTGTTACCTTCCATGTCAAGGCGGATCGACTGAATGCTGTTACGGCTTTCTTTCGCAAGCGGGTCGGAGATGATCCGCGGGATTGTGCCGCTTGGTTATATCTCGGTCAGGCATGCCTTGACATGGGTGACAAGGCACAGGCAGGTCAGGCGTTGTTGCGTGCAACACGCTTGAAGCCTGACGATGCCAAGGCCCACTATCAGCTTGCGATGTATCATAATGACTGCTGTCACATGGCCGAGGCGGAGCGTTCGCTGCGAAACGCTGTTCAGCTTGACCCACAGTCGCATCATTATTGCAACTGGCTTGCCGGTTTTCTCAAGGGACTTGGCAGAGCGGATGAGGCTGTAGACTGGTATCTGCAGGCATTGACTCTGTCCGATCAGAACGAAGCATATTTTTCCAACTATCTGATGAATTTTCTCTGTACAACAGGTTACCCCCCAGATTTCGTATCCCGCGAGCATCTTCGCTGGGCTGAAAAGTGCTGTCGTGCTGCGGGGGAGCCATGGTGCCAGTTTGAAAACGAGCCAGATCCGGAACGCAGGCTGCGTATCGCCTATGTTTCCTCTGACTTCTATAGCCACCCGGTAGCCTTCTTCATCGAACCGCTACTCACGCTTCATGATCAGCACGATGTCGATGTGTATATCTTTTCAAATGTCGAAAAAGAGGATTACATCACGGAACAGTTCCGGCAACGCTCTTGTACCTGGCGGCAGATCCGAGGCGTAAATAACATGGATGTCTGTAGGATGATCCGCGAGGAGCGTATCGACATCCTGGTGGACCTGGGAGGCCACACTCGCCGCAACCGTTTGCCGATCTTTGCCAAGAAACCAGCCCCTGTCCAGGTGACCTGGCTGGGGTACGCCAACACCACCGGTCTCCCTACCATGGATTACCGCATCACCGATGCTGTGGCTGACCCCCCCGGCATGACCGAAAGCCAGTACTCAGAACAGCTTTTCCGGTTGCCGGGAAGTTTCATCTGTTACCACCCTCCGCTCGACTCACCGGGGCTCTCGCCCCTTCCCTTGCTGGAGCGGGGAGCGGTGACCTTTGTCGCCTACAACAATTTTGCCAAACTGAACTGTCCTCTTCTGGATCTCTGGTGCAGGGTGCTGCGGATGATTCCCGGCTCCCGCCTGGCCCTGAAGGATCGTGCCCTGGCCAATGACGTGGAATTCAGGATGGAGATGCTGGATTTGTTTGCACAGCGGGGTATCACGGCGGATCGCCTGATCATCAGGGACAGGACGGAGACGGTTCACGCTCATCTTGATGCTTTGGCCGAGGGGGACATAGCTCTCGACTCGCATCCCTACAGCGGCACGACCACGACCTGCGAGTCTCTCTGGATGGGAGTGCCGGTTGTCACGCTGGCTGGGGGGACCCATGCGTCACGGGTCAGCGCCAGTCTGCTGACCAGTGTGGGGGTTCCCGAGTTGGTTGCTGAAAGCGATGATGACTTTGTGGCCATTGCCGTTGCCCTGGCAAAAGATACGGATCGTCTGCAACACTACCGATGGAATTTGCGGGAGATGATGCTGAATTCATCGCTGATGGATCTTCAGGGCTTTGCCCGCCAGATGGAGAGTGCTTATCGTCAGATGTGGAGGAAATGGTGTCAACAGTTCCGTTGCTGA
- the flaF gene encoding flagellar biosynthesis regulator FlaF, protein MSDPRTAYEQQSKQFMSPRELEASVLTKAGLKLKQCQEKWNTPERNALLDEAIRYNQKVWSFFQSELSMPDNPLPQKLREDILNLSLFIDKRLFEVLAFPNAPERLTIVIDINFNIAAGLRTKPPEE, encoded by the coding sequence ATGTCTGATCCCCGCACAGCGTACGAACAGCAGAGCAAACAATTCATGTCACCCAGGGAGTTGGAGGCTTCGGTACTGACCAAGGCGGGATTAAAGCTGAAACAGTGTCAGGAGAAGTGGAATACGCCTGAGCGGAATGCCCTGCTTGATGAAGCGATACGCTACAACCAGAAGGTGTGGAGTTTTTTTCAGTCGGAGCTCTCCATGCCGGACAACCCGCTCCCCCAAAAGCTACGGGAAGACATCCTGAATTTAAGCCTGTTTATCGACAAGCGCCTCTTCGAGGTACTGGCATTCCCCAATGCCCCTGAAAGACTCACTATTGTAATCGACATTAACTTCAACATCGCCGCCGGTCTGCGCACAAAGCCGCCGGAGGAGTAG
- a CDS encoding flagellar biosynthesis repressor FlbT, translated as MSLKIVLKAQEKIIIGNAVLRNGNRNAELYVENTVPILRQKDILKECDANSPARRVYFAIQLMYIDPEKRQAHVEAFFQQIHDIIEAAPSTRKFIVKLCEQVAAARFYQALKTARELIDYEEEITAHV; from the coding sequence ATGTCCCTGAAAATAGTCCTGAAAGCGCAGGAAAAGATTATCATCGGCAATGCTGTACTGCGTAACGGGAACCGGAATGCGGAACTGTATGTCGAGAATACCGTCCCGATTCTTCGACAGAAGGACATCTTGAAGGAGTGTGACGCGAATTCACCGGCGCGACGCGTTTACTTTGCCATACAATTGATGTATATTGACCCGGAAAAACGCCAGGCTCATGTGGAAGCTTTTTTTCAGCAGATTCATGATATCATTGAGGCAGCGCCAAGCACGCGCAAATTCATAGTAAAACTGTGTGAGCAGGTTGCCGCAGCCCGGTTTTATCAGGCACTCAAGACGGCACGGGAACTTATCGATTACGAAGAGGAGATAACTGCACATGTCTGA
- a CDS encoding tetratricopeptide repeat protein, translating to MSYQIVPATLYEAQNAYRRLQCQMNMGDPATTIVEIKTFLKMYPEVALPYNDLGVLYSRVGEKLLSLACYEKANRIQPGNPSIIKNLAEFYFVELGWVDDAIMMLTQLLNSFPDDTDLLRLMVDISRRVGREQEAQLFSQRLSELEQKDSAITDVHVCDVSPAASPVSGRPDVAREETTTESAPVTDNLEDILARIRQTLSQETTDVARQPSLAADELYRRAQEQLSARDDDQALLTLEQLVTQEPDNALAHNDLGVLHTRRGDLEQALLHHETAVRNNPANTTFQKNLAALYYSCLGRTDEAITIYTRLLREYPDDVEVLTALAIISAANRLGEQARLFIGRVIELEPWNTEARNFLAGL from the coding sequence ATGAGCTATCAGATAGTCCCCGCGACGCTGTATGAGGCGCAAAATGCCTATAGACGGCTTCAGTGCCAGATGAACATGGGTGATCCCGCCACGACCATAGTGGAGATCAAGACATTTCTGAAAATGTACCCCGAAGTGGCCCTGCCCTATAACGACTTGGGTGTCCTCTACAGTCGCGTGGGAGAAAAACTCTTGTCTCTGGCCTGTTACGAGAAGGCGAATAGAATTCAGCCGGGTAATCCCAGCATAATAAAAAATTTGGCGGAATTTTACTTTGTCGAGCTTGGCTGGGTTGACGATGCGATCATGATGCTGACGCAACTCCTTAACTCGTTTCCCGATGACACCGACCTGCTTCGCCTGATGGTGGATATAAGCAGGCGAGTGGGGCGCGAGCAGGAGGCGCAGCTCTTCAGCCAGCGCCTCTCGGAGTTGGAGCAGAAGGACTCTGCCATCACTGACGTTCATGTCTGCGATGTGTCTCCGGCAGCATCGCCAGTTTCTGGCAGACCCGATGTGGCACGCGAGGAGACAACTACCGAATCAGCTCCGGTGACGGACAACCTAGAGGATATTCTGGCCAGAATCAGGCAGACACTCAGTCAAGAGACCACGGATGTGGCACGGCAGCCATCTCTTGCTGCGGATGAGTTGTACCGCAGGGCTCAGGAACAGTTGTCTGCCAGGGACGACGATCAGGCGCTCTTGACCCTGGAGCAGCTTGTCACCCAGGAACCTGACAACGCCCTCGCACACAATGACTTGGGAGTTCTTCACACGCGACGGGGAGACCTGGAACAGGCACTCCTCCACCACGAAACCGCCGTCAGAAACAATCCTGCCAACACGACCTTCCAGAAGAACCTGGCCGCCCTGTATTACAGCTGCCTTGGACGAACGGACGAGGCGATCACGATCTACACCCGCTTGCTCCGTGAATACCCAGATGACGTGGAAGTCTTGACAGCACTGGCTATTATTTCCGCCGCCAACAGACTTGGCGAACAGGCGCGGCTGTTTATCGGACGGGTAATTGAGTTGGAACCCTGGAACACCGAGGCGAGGAATTTTCTTGCAGGACTCTAG